The Streptomyces sp. NL15-2K genome contains a region encoding:
- a CDS encoding alpha/beta hydrolase: protein MTHDTYTSVWSDLTQVEFSQGFLQAGPYRTRYLHAGDDSKPVLLMLHGITGHAEAYVRNLAAHAEHFSVWAIDFIGHGYSAKPDHPLEIRHYIEQVNAVLDTIGTEKAYFSGESLGGWVTAAFAGRQPERVERVVLNTMGGTMANPAVMERLYTLSMEAAKDPSWERVQARLEWLMADPSMVTDDLIRTRQAIFQQPDWIKACEANMALQNLEIRKRNMLSDDDLRAIQAPALVLWTTKDPSGPVDEGRRIADLIPHGRLAVMENCGHWPQYEDAETFNRVHLDFLLDRAQED, encoded by the coding sequence ATGACCCACGACACGTACACGAGCGTCTGGTCCGACCTCACGCAGGTCGAGTTCAGCCAGGGATTCCTGCAGGCCGGCCCCTACCGCACGCGCTACTTGCACGCGGGCGACGACTCCAAGCCCGTCCTGCTGATGCTGCACGGCATCACCGGGCACGCGGAGGCGTATGTGCGCAACCTGGCCGCCCACGCGGAGCACTTCTCGGTCTGGGCCATCGACTTCATCGGTCACGGCTACTCCGCCAAGCCCGATCACCCGCTGGAGATCAGGCACTACATCGAGCAGGTCAACGCCGTCCTCGACACCATCGGCACGGAGAAGGCGTACTTCTCGGGAGAGTCGCTCGGCGGCTGGGTCACGGCGGCCTTCGCCGGCCGGCAGCCGGAACGGGTGGAGCGCGTCGTGCTCAACACGATGGGCGGCACCATGGCCAACCCCGCGGTGATGGAACGGCTGTACACGCTGTCGATGGAGGCCGCGAAGGATCCCTCCTGGGAGCGCGTACAGGCGCGTCTGGAGTGGCTGATGGCCGACCCGTCGATGGTCACCGACGACCTCATCCGGACCCGGCAGGCCATTTTCCAGCAGCCCGACTGGATCAAGGCGTGTGAAGCGAACATGGCGCTGCAGAATCTGGAGATCCGCAAGCGGAACATGCTCTCCGACGACGACCTGCGCGCGATCCAGGCCCCCGCCCTCGTGCTGTGGACCACGAAGGATCCCTCCGGTCCGGTCGACGAGGGCCGTCGCATCGCCGACCTGATTCCCCATGGTCGCCTGGCGGTGATGGAGAACTGCGGCCACTGGCCCCAGTACGAGGACGCGGAGACGTTCAACCGCGTTCACCTCGACTTCCTCCTCGACCGCGCTCAGGAAGACTGA
- a CDS encoding ATP-binding protein produces MLPAASAHRPPAPGLERLAELVDRFAGGDVEITLRREGEPDGVPPVVGLAAYRIVQEALTNVLRHSGARHAAVSVVRGDGRLMVEVVDDGLSATPPAGSGFGLVGMRERASAAGGTIDYGTVPGGGFRVRAELPARGGDGGERP; encoded by the coding sequence GTGCTACCGGCTGCGTCGGCACACCGGCCACCGGCGCCGGGGCTCGAGCGGCTCGCCGAGCTGGTCGACCGGTTCGCCGGCGGCGATGTGGAGATCACGCTCCGGCGAGAGGGAGAGCCGGACGGGGTGCCGCCGGTGGTAGGGCTGGCCGCGTACCGGATTGTGCAGGAAGCGCTGACGAACGTGCTCAGGCACTCCGGTGCCCGGCACGCGGCGGTGTCCGTCGTTCGGGGGGACGGTCGGCTGATGGTGGAGGTGGTAGATGACGGTTTGTCGGCCACGCCCCCGGCCGGGAGCGGCTTCGGGCTGGTCGGGATGCGGGAGCGAGCATCGGCGGCCGGGGGCACGATCGACTACGGGACGGTGCCCGGCGGCGGTTTCCGGGTGCGGGCCGAACTCCCGGCCCGCGGCGGCGACGGAGGGGAGCGACCGTGA
- a CDS encoding alcohol dehydrogenase catalytic domain-containing protein, with translation MNTMLTARLHEIGAAMQLDRLPVPEPRPTDVLVEVKACNVVPNLGNVLTTYAEWFPYLPLPKLPAVFGLDSAGVVAEVGSLVTDVKVGDRVYVNPGLSCGACRACRRGEDPNCDSYTFMGYFSFGADGQDRFDAYPYGGLSEFLTAPQRNLVKLPDSVTFEQGARFGYLGTAFSALRKAGAGPGRTVLIDGISGTLGLGACLIALGLGVSRILGTGRNAALLQDVKDLAPDRIDVHAAGTGSLNDWVRERTDGDGADILIDSLGPGSPEESFVEALSSLGRGGVAVNIGGMMGRPALDLFALMCSQISVMGSLWFSTGEAQDMADMAGSGVLDLSIFEHHTFPLEKINSALADLPSRHGGFTNFICTP, from the coding sequence ATGAACACCATGCTCACCGCCCGGCTGCACGAGATCGGCGCCGCCATGCAGCTCGACCGGCTGCCCGTCCCCGAGCCACGGCCCACCGACGTACTCGTCGAGGTCAAGGCGTGCAATGTCGTACCGAATCTGGGCAACGTACTCACCACGTACGCCGAGTGGTTCCCCTACCTGCCCCTGCCGAAGCTCCCGGCGGTCTTCGGGCTCGATTCCGCAGGCGTCGTCGCGGAGGTCGGCAGCCTGGTCACCGACGTCAAAGTAGGCGACCGCGTCTACGTCAACCCCGGACTGTCCTGCGGAGCCTGCCGGGCATGTCGTCGCGGTGAGGACCCCAACTGCGACAGCTACACCTTCATGGGCTACTTCTCCTTCGGCGCCGACGGCCAGGACCGGTTCGACGCCTACCCCTACGGCGGGCTGTCCGAATTCCTCACCGCGCCTCAGCGCAACCTCGTCAAACTGCCCGACAGCGTCACCTTCGAGCAGGGAGCTCGCTTCGGCTACCTGGGAACCGCCTTCTCGGCACTGCGCAAGGCCGGCGCCGGGCCGGGCCGCACCGTGCTCATCGACGGAATCTCCGGAACCCTGGGGCTGGGAGCCTGTCTCATCGCTCTCGGCCTCGGCGTCAGCCGCATTTTGGGCACCGGGCGCAACGCCGCCCTGCTGCAGGATGTGAAGGACCTGGCACCTGACCGGATCGACGTGCATGCTGCCGGCACCGGATCGCTGAACGACTGGGTACGTGAGCGCACGGACGGCGACGGAGCAGACATCCTGATCGACAGCCTCGGTCCCGGCAGCCCCGAGGAGTCCTTCGTCGAGGCGCTCTCCTCCCTGGGCCGTGGCGGGGTCGCGGTGAACATCGGAGGCATGATGGGGCGGCCGGCACTCGACCTGTTCGCGTTGATGTGCTCGCAGATCAGCGTCATGGGCAGCCTCTGGTTCTCCACCGGGGAGGCCCAGGACATGGCTGACATGGCCGGCAGTGGAGTGCTCGACCTCTCCATCTTCGAGCACCACACCTTCCCGCTCGAGAAAATCAACAGTGCCCTCGCCGATCTGCCGTCCCGGCACGGCGGATTCACGAACTTCATCTGCACGCCCTGA
- a CDS encoding protein kinase, whose amino-acid sequence MTSVKGAVTAVVGVLLLPSVRRPAKHDTRTSERTFAMPWNPSRLRLLLALVVADLLLLIGVSATDAEATAPAAHGARVTAEEKAGERLVDLTVDSPALGRAAKVRLLTPDGWQERRPGESWPTLYLLVGGDGNYKAWTEDYDPRLHDLPQLRDVLVVMPEMPLFGFYSDWHNGGRGGPPAVETFHLKEVRPLLERHYGAGSRRAAAGESQGGFGAVSYAARHPGMFRAAASFSGFVHPLQHPHAIRAAMTYLGLDWTALWGDPVAQRTNWQAHDPYYLADRLRTTPVYLSSGDGTAGSLDPPGTEPDPDIPGLEDPADPFPENAISPTETLMERESRALAARLNHPHVVSVYDFGSHDGRLYLVMELVEGWSLAQERSLRGTLVPQVAAAIAAQVAAGLSAAHSQGVIHRDIKPANVMISNDRLVKITDFGIARFADSADSTVTATGKILGTADYLAPERALGRPAQPASDVYSLGCVLYELLTGQPPFRGTTSLAVVQQHVDAAPMPPARLRPEIPQPLSDYLLHLLAKAPGHRPSAEQAATWLSTQEQVPSPTEPESTAPMPAPVAPAPVPPRPADARATHSRPRGRRRLVPKAALGGGAVVLFATAAVIGASLNSGDDSPAPATSPTRTTLPTPTTVVSVPASEAPAATPPAASPSTPVPPAQDHGDGEDHDGEGKHGKVKGKGSDD is encoded by the coding sequence GTGACCTCAGTGAAAGGTGCCGTCACCGCTGTCGTCGGCGTCCTGCTCCTGCCCTCCGTCCGGCGGCCGGCGAAACACGACACCCGCACTTCCGAGAGGACCTTCGCCATGCCGTGGAATCCCTCCCGCTTACGTCTGCTCCTCGCCCTGGTCGTCGCCGACCTTCTGCTGCTGATCGGGGTTTCCGCCACGGACGCCGAGGCGACCGCTCCCGCGGCGCACGGTGCCCGGGTCACCGCCGAGGAGAAGGCAGGTGAGCGTCTGGTCGACCTCACCGTCGACTCACCGGCTCTGGGCCGGGCCGCGAAGGTCCGGCTGCTGACCCCGGACGGCTGGCAGGAGCGGCGGCCGGGTGAGAGCTGGCCGACGCTGTACCTGCTGGTCGGCGGTGACGGCAATTACAAAGCCTGGACCGAGGACTACGACCCCCGCCTGCACGACCTGCCCCAGCTGCGCGACGTCCTGGTCGTGATGCCGGAGATGCCGCTGTTCGGCTTCTACAGCGACTGGCACAACGGCGGCCGGGGCGGACCGCCCGCGGTGGAGACGTTCCACCTGAAGGAGGTGCGCCCACTACTGGAACGCCACTACGGGGCGGGGAGTCGTCGTGCGGCCGCGGGGGAGTCGCAGGGAGGGTTCGGCGCCGTCTCTTACGCCGCGCGTCACCCGGGGATGTTCCGTGCCGCGGCGAGCTTCAGCGGCTTCGTACATCCACTCCAGCACCCGCATGCGATCCGGGCCGCGATGACGTACCTGGGCCTGGACTGGACGGCACTGTGGGGCGACCCGGTCGCCCAGCGCACCAACTGGCAAGCACACGACCCCTATTACCTGGCCGACCGGCTGCGCACCACACCTGTCTATCTCTCCAGCGGTGACGGCACGGCAGGCTCCCTGGACCCGCCCGGTACCGAACCCGACCCGGACATCCCCGGCCTGGAAGACCCTGCCGATCCGTTCCCCGAAAACGCGATCTCCCCCACGGAGACGCTCATGGAACGCGAGTCCCGGGCCCTGGCCGCCCGCCTGAACCATCCGCACGTGGTGAGCGTGTACGACTTCGGTTCCCATGACGGCCGGCTCTACCTGGTCATGGAACTCGTCGAGGGCTGGAGCCTGGCTCAGGAGCGGTCCCTGCGCGGCACCCTGGTCCCGCAGGTGGCGGCCGCGATTGCGGCACAGGTGGCGGCGGGCCTGTCGGCCGCACACAGTCAGGGCGTGATCCACCGGGACATCAAGCCCGCCAACGTCATGATCTCCAATGACCGCCTCGTGAAGATCACGGATTTCGGTATCGCCCGCTTCGCCGACAGTGCCGACAGCACCGTGACCGCCACCGGCAAGATCCTCGGCACCGCCGACTACCTGGCCCCCGAGCGGGCGCTGGGGCGACCCGCGCAGCCCGCATCGGACGTCTACTCGCTGGGCTGCGTGCTGTACGAGCTGCTCACCGGCCAGCCGCCGTTCCGTGGCACCACCTCGCTCGCCGTCGTGCAGCAGCACGTCGACGCCGCCCCGATGCCGCCGGCCCGCCTGCGCCCCGAGATACCGCAGCCGCTCTCCGACTACCTGCTGCACCTGCTCGCCAAGGCCCCCGGGCACCGGCCGAGCGCCGAGCAGGCAGCCACCTGGCTCAGCACGCAGGAGCAGGTGCCGTCCCCGACCGAGCCGGAGAGCACCGCCCCCATGCCCGCTCCGGTCGCCCCTGCTCCTGTACCGCCGCGCCCGGCCGATGCCCGCGCCACACACTCGCGGCCGCGCGGCCGGCGCAGGCTCGTGCCCAAGGCTGCGCTGGGCGGCGGCGCCGTGGTCCTGTTCGCCACTGCCGCCGTCATCGGAGCATCACTGAACTCAGGCGACGACAGTCCGGCACCCGCGACTTCGCCGACGCGGACGACATTGCCGACACCGACGACCGTTGTGTCCGTACCCGCCAGTGAAGCCCCTGCCGCTACGCCACCGGCTGCTTCGCCGTCCACCCCAGTGCCTCCAGCGCAAGACCATGGGGACGGCGAGGATCACGATGGCGAGGGCAAGCACGGCAAGGTAAAAGGCAAGGGATCCGACGACTGA
- a CDS encoding GntR family transcriptional regulator, with the protein MAREDTQPQSGHRRSEAITGARTPARGARGRAPMRLGSLAYEQIKERLLEGGYGPGQRLSAVELGAELGVSKQPVMEALRLLSADGLVTIIPQVGCEVARYELQEVQDFFALFASMEGTIAGLAATRCTKAGLRGLDAVSARIGHLASETDPVARSHHYRLLNREYHARIHALAGTAVVGEISHRMWDLSDFLINTSGADHPLHAALDARHDDHETIRKALWDRDAGTARREMELHILGTLSVMRPQQL; encoded by the coding sequence ATGGCAAGGGAAGACACCCAGCCCCAGAGCGGTCACCGCAGGTCGGAGGCCATCACTGGAGCGCGGACCCCTGCCCGCGGCGCCCGCGGCCGCGCTCCGATGCGCCTCGGATCGCTGGCCTACGAGCAGATAAAGGAGCGACTGCTGGAGGGCGGCTACGGCCCGGGGCAGCGGCTGTCCGCAGTCGAGCTGGGGGCCGAACTGGGTGTGAGCAAGCAGCCGGTGATGGAAGCGTTGCGCCTGCTGTCCGCGGACGGACTGGTGACGATCATTCCGCAGGTCGGCTGCGAGGTGGCCCGCTACGAGCTGCAGGAAGTCCAGGATTTCTTCGCCCTGTTCGCCAGCATGGAAGGCACCATCGCCGGCCTCGCGGCAACGCGTTGCACGAAGGCCGGGCTACGCGGACTTGACGCTGTCTCGGCGCGTATCGGACACCTTGCTTCCGAAACCGATCCCGTGGCGCGGTCGCATCATTATCGTCTCCTCAATCGCGAGTACCACGCCCGCATCCACGCGCTCGCGGGTACCGCTGTGGTCGGCGAGATAAGCCACCGTATGTGGGATCTCAGCGACTTCCTGATCAACACCTCCGGTGCCGATCACCCTCTGCACGCCGCGCTCGACGCTCGTCATGACGACCACGAGACCATCCGGAAGGCGTTGTGGGACCGAGACGCCGGCACCGCTCGCCGGGAGATGGAACTGCACATCCTGGGCACGCTGTCGGTCATGCGTCCCCAGCAGCTCTGA
- a CDS encoding 3-carboxyethylcatechol 2,3-dioxygenase, with product MPLALLCMSHSPLLEFTHPPQEVAEDVDAAFAAARGFVKDFAPDLVTVFGPDHYNGFFYELMPPYCIGLQARGVGDFGTAEGPLNVPRDTAHELAQAAMDAGVDLAVSLRMEVDHGIVQPLEILFGAADSVPVVPVFINSVAPPFTPVERVRALGQALGSRLARSDQRVLLVGSGGLSHDPPVPRLAGATPEAEQRLISNRNPTAQMRAARQQRVIDAAASFAAGDTELRDLNPEWDNRFLDHLAAAEFDAIDAYSNDDIVAQGGNSAQEIRSWIAAYAALSAAGPYRMTYRYYRPIKEYIAGFSVTTALPGAG from the coding sequence ATGCCTCTCGCACTGCTCTGCATGTCGCACAGTCCGCTGCTGGAGTTCACGCATCCCCCTCAGGAAGTGGCGGAGGACGTGGACGCCGCCTTCGCCGCGGCGCGAGGGTTCGTGAAGGACTTCGCCCCCGACCTTGTGACGGTCTTCGGGCCGGACCACTACAACGGCTTCTTCTACGAGCTGATGCCGCCGTACTGCATCGGCCTCCAGGCCCGGGGCGTCGGAGACTTCGGCACGGCCGAGGGACCGTTGAACGTCCCACGGGACACGGCTCACGAACTGGCCCAGGCAGCCATGGACGCCGGCGTCGACCTCGCGGTCTCCCTCCGCATGGAGGTCGATCACGGGATCGTCCAGCCCCTGGAGATCCTGTTCGGGGCGGCCGACAGCGTCCCCGTGGTGCCCGTCTTCATCAACAGCGTCGCGCCGCCCTTCACTCCCGTGGAGCGCGTGCGTGCCCTGGGGCAGGCCCTGGGCTCCCGGCTGGCCCGGAGCGACCAGCGGGTACTTCTCGTCGGATCCGGCGGGCTGTCCCACGACCCGCCGGTGCCCAGGCTCGCCGGTGCGACGCCGGAAGCCGAACAGCGGCTCATCTCCAACCGCAACCCCACGGCGCAGATGAGAGCGGCCCGCCAGCAGCGGGTCATCGACGCGGCCGCGAGTTTCGCGGCCGGTGACACGGAGCTGCGGGACCTGAACCCTGAGTGGGACAACCGGTTCCTCGACCATCTGGCCGCCGCCGAGTTCGACGCGATCGACGCGTACAGCAACGACGACATCGTCGCCCAGGGCGGCAACTCGGCCCAGGAGATCCGCTCGTGGATCGCCGCCTACGCGGCTCTGTCGGCCGCGGGCCCCTACCGGATGACGTACCGCTACTACCGTCCGATCAAGGAGTACATCGCCGGTTTCTCGGTGACGACGGCTCTCCCCGGCGCCGGGTGA
- a CDS encoding isochorismatase family cysteine hydrolase, with amino-acid sequence MTELDPSRTAVINVHWQRDIMKADGAFGPFFAEPAERRGVVAVTDRLNRAARDVGATVVHSRVAFRPGHADLFVNCPLLALVAEHKALEDGSAGAAIIKELTPEPGDLVVTHPRLTGFHGTDLDVLLRGKGIDTVLFTGVATNISVEGTAREAVNYGYRTVIVSDACSAASDEAHQATLDSFALLGEVSTADALVAALSAHPQ; translated from the coding sequence ATGACCGAGCTAGACCCTTCCCGCACCGCTGTGATCAACGTCCACTGGCAGCGGGACATCATGAAGGCCGACGGGGCCTTCGGCCCGTTCTTCGCAGAGCCCGCCGAACGGCGCGGTGTCGTCGCCGTCACCGACAGGCTCAACCGCGCCGCCCGTGACGTCGGCGCCACGGTCGTCCACTCCCGTGTGGCGTTCCGGCCCGGGCACGCCGACCTGTTCGTGAACTGCCCGCTCCTCGCCCTCGTCGCCGAGCACAAGGCACTCGAAGACGGCAGCGCAGGCGCCGCGATCATCAAGGAACTCACTCCCGAGCCCGGCGACCTCGTGGTCACCCATCCCCGTCTCACCGGATTCCACGGCACCGACCTCGACGTCCTGCTGCGCGGCAAGGGCATCGACACCGTGCTCTTCACCGGCGTCGCCACGAACATCTCCGTGGAAGGCACCGCACGAGAAGCCGTCAACTACGGCTACCGGACCGTGATCGTCTCCGACGCTTGCTCCGCGGCCTCCGACGAGGCCCACCAGGCGACGCTCGACTCCTTCGCCTTGCTGGGTGAGGTGAGCACCGCCGACGCCCTGGTGGCGGCCCTGTCGGCCCACCCGCAGTAG
- a CDS encoding FAD-dependent monooxygenase: MIDNEVFDADVLVVGAGPMGATTALALATYGVRVAMVSRWPWVANTPRAHITNQRAMEVLRDLGVEEEVLRVATPWDQMGDMLFATSLAGDEIARLRAWGTGDARMGDYLSGSPCPLLDVVQPLLEPILVHNAAARGADLRFNTEYLGHEQDGQGVTSRLQDRVTGHEYTFRTRYLVGADGARSQIAEEIGLPFEGRLARAGTVYVQFEADLDRYVRHRPSTLHWIACPAGEFGEIGMAVLRAVRPWDEWIAGWGFDMAQGEPELSPEVLIDRVRTLIGDPDIELTIRNVSTWYVNQQHALDYAKGRVFCGGDAVHRHPPSSGLGSNTSIQDAFNLAWKLAYVVRGHAAPSLLESYSPERAPVGAQVVARANQSRLDYRPLQDCFKDPGAEDPFAAGMRRLKDPGPEGVRVREALYQALALKQTEFSAQGTELNQRYESSAVVPEPDAEPEEWKRDPGLFLQATTRPGAKIPHAWLVGRDGRRLSTLDITGKGEFSLVTGIAGQAWAQAAAELEAPYLRTVVIGEPGSADPYGEWHGVRELPEAGALLVRPDGYVAWRHSEPVDDTADARKLLEQALRAVLGWETITMEEVNR; the protein is encoded by the coding sequence ATGATCGACAACGAAGTCTTTGATGCCGACGTTCTGGTCGTCGGCGCCGGCCCCATGGGGGCGACCACAGCTCTGGCACTCGCCACCTACGGCGTGCGTGTCGCGATGGTGTCGCGCTGGCCATGGGTGGCCAACACACCCCGCGCCCACATCACCAACCAGCGCGCGATGGAGGTGCTGCGGGACCTCGGGGTGGAGGAAGAGGTCCTGCGGGTGGCGACACCCTGGGACCAGATGGGCGACATGCTCTTCGCCACCAGCCTCGCCGGGGACGAGATCGCCCGGCTGCGCGCCTGGGGCACCGGCGACGCGCGCATGGGCGACTACCTCAGCGGCAGTCCGTGCCCCCTGCTCGATGTCGTCCAGCCCCTGCTGGAACCGATACTGGTGCACAACGCCGCCGCCCGGGGAGCCGACCTCCGCTTCAACACGGAGTACCTCGGGCACGAGCAGGACGGCCAGGGCGTCACCTCACGGCTGCAGGACAGGGTCACCGGCCACGAGTACACGTTCAGGACGCGCTACCTGGTGGGCGCCGACGGCGCCCGCTCGCAGATCGCGGAGGAGATAGGGCTGCCCTTCGAGGGCCGCCTGGCCCGCGCCGGCACGGTCTACGTCCAGTTCGAAGCGGACCTCGACCGGTATGTGCGGCACCGGCCGAGCACACTGCACTGGATCGCGTGCCCGGCGGGCGAGTTCGGTGAGATCGGCATGGCGGTCCTGCGGGCGGTCCGCCCCTGGGACGAGTGGATCGCCGGCTGGGGCTTCGACATGGCCCAGGGTGAGCCGGAGCTCTCCCCGGAGGTGCTCATCGACCGGGTCCGCACCCTGATCGGGGACCCGGACATCGAGCTGACGATCCGGAACGTCTCCACCTGGTACGTCAATCAGCAGCACGCGCTGGACTACGCGAAGGGGCGGGTCTTCTGCGGGGGCGACGCCGTTCACCGGCACCCGCCGAGCAGCGGCCTGGGGTCGAACACCTCCATCCAGGATGCGTTCAACCTCGCCTGGAAGCTCGCCTATGTCGTGCGGGGGCATGCGGCGCCGAGCCTGCTGGAGTCGTACTCACCCGAGCGGGCCCCGGTCGGCGCGCAGGTCGTGGCCCGTGCCAACCAGTCCCGGCTGGATTACCGGCCGCTTCAGGACTGTTTCAAGGACCCCGGCGCGGAGGACCCTTTCGCCGCCGGGATGCGCAGGCTGAAGGACCCCGGACCCGAGGGCGTACGAGTACGTGAGGCGCTCTATCAGGCGCTGGCGCTGAAGCAGACGGAGTTCAGCGCACAGGGAACGGAGCTCAACCAGCGCTACGAGTCGTCCGCGGTGGTCCCCGAACCCGATGCCGAACCGGAGGAGTGGAAGCGGGACCCGGGCCTGTTCCTGCAGGCCACCACCCGTCCGGGTGCCAAGATCCCGCACGCCTGGCTGGTGGGGCGGGACGGTAGGCGCCTGTCGACGCTGGACATCACGGGCAAGGGCGAGTTCAGTCTCGTCACCGGCATCGCGGGACAAGCCTGGGCCCAGGCGGCGGCCGAACTCGAAGCCCCGTATCTGCGCACCGTCGTCATCGGGGAGCCCGGCAGCGCCGACCCGTACGGCGAGTGGCACGGCGTCCGCGAGCTCCCCGAAGCCGGCGCGCTGCTCGTGCGCCCCGACGGATACGTCGCCTGGCGCCACAGCGAGCCGGTCGATGACACCGCAGACGCTCGGAAGCTCCTGGAACAGGCCCTGCGCGCGGTGCTCGGCTGGGAGACGATCACGATGGAGGAAGTGAACCGATGA
- a CDS encoding response regulator transcription factor, whose product MTVRVVLADDQTVVRAGFRALLDLTDDLVVVAEAADGQQAVEAVRLTRPDVVLMDIRMPGVDGIEATRRIAADGALDGVRVVMLTTYQVDAYVFEALRTGAAGFLLKDIEPDELRAAIRTVAAGQSLLAPAVTRSVVEEFARLKGPEAAGAERLAVLTEREREVMALVAAGLSNEEIGRELLMSPLTAKTHVSRAMTKLGARDRAQLVVLAYETGLVRAGER is encoded by the coding sequence GTGACCGTGCGCGTCGTGCTTGCGGACGACCAGACCGTCGTACGCGCCGGCTTCCGAGCCCTGCTGGATCTGACCGATGACCTGGTGGTGGTCGCGGAGGCGGCAGACGGGCAGCAGGCCGTCGAGGCGGTACGGCTGACCCGGCCCGACGTCGTCCTGATGGACATCCGCATGCCCGGCGTCGACGGCATCGAGGCCACCCGCCGGATCGCCGCCGACGGCGCGCTGGACGGCGTACGGGTGGTCATGCTCACTACGTATCAGGTCGACGCCTACGTCTTCGAGGCGTTGCGAACCGGCGCGGCCGGCTTTCTGCTGAAGGACATCGAGCCGGACGAGCTGCGGGCGGCGATCCGGACGGTCGCCGCCGGACAGAGCCTCCTCGCTCCGGCGGTGACGCGCTCGGTGGTGGAGGAGTTCGCCCGGCTGAAAGGTCCGGAGGCGGCCGGTGCCGAGCGGCTGGCGGTGCTCACCGAGCGGGAACGGGAGGTGATGGCGCTGGTCGCGGCCGGGCTGAGCAACGAGGAGATCGGCCGGGAGCTGCTGATGAGCCCGCTGACCGCGAAGACCCATGTGAGCCGGGCGATGACCAAACTGGGAGCGCGGGACCGGGCTCAGCTGGTGGTTCTGGCGTACGAGACGGGGCTGGTCAGGGCGGGGGAGCGCTGA
- a CDS encoding sulfotransferase: MALSGSGVRRVARGVRRRMRKAAEPPAPQSAHRLVPDPVFVISSVRSGSTLLRVLLNSHPQIRAPHEMHLRTLSVDLTKPYTQKAMTQLDLDQRELEYLLRDRILHRELARSGKQIIVDKTPGNAGVWERLREGWPKARYIFLLRHPASMVSSLINNRPDRDLEATVREVRMYVEAVEAARGGLDGLTVRYEELTEKPEAVTREICTYLGIPWTSKMLDYRKGDHGPFVPFIGDWSENIKSGKIQKARPLPDPQDIPAALRNITHAWGYPC; encoded by the coding sequence ATGGCGTTGAGCGGTTCGGGAGTGCGCCGCGTGGCCCGCGGAGTACGGCGGCGGATGCGGAAGGCGGCCGAGCCCCCGGCGCCGCAGTCGGCCCACCGCCTCGTGCCGGACCCGGTGTTCGTCATCTCCTCCGTGCGCTCCGGCTCCACGCTGCTGCGGGTCCTGCTCAACAGCCACCCGCAGATCCGGGCCCCCCACGAGATGCACCTGCGCACCCTCTCTGTCGACCTCACCAAGCCGTACACCCAGAAGGCCATGACCCAACTGGACCTCGACCAGCGAGAGTTGGAGTATCTCCTGCGGGACCGCATCCTCCACCGGGAACTCGCGCGCAGCGGCAAGCAGATCATCGTGGACAAGACACCCGGCAACGCGGGCGTCTGGGAACGGCTGCGCGAGGGCTGGCCGAAGGCCCGCTACATCTTCCTGCTGCGCCACCCGGCATCGATGGTGAGCTCGCTGATCAACAACCGCCCCGACCGCGACCTGGAGGCGACCGTGCGCGAGGTGCGCATGTACGTCGAAGCTGTCGAGGCGGCCCGCGGCGGGCTGGATGGTCTCACGGTCCGCTACGAGGAACTGACCGAGAAACCCGAGGCGGTCACTCGGGAGATCTGCACCTATCTCGGTATCCCCTGGACATCGAAAATGCTTGATTACCGAAAGGGCGATCACGGGCCGTTCGTGCCGTTCATCGGCGACTGGAGCGAGAACATCAAGTCCGGGAAGATCCAAAAAGCGCGGCCCCTCCCGGATCCGCAGGACATCCCTGCGGCTCTGCGCAACATCACCCATGCCTGGGGATATCCGTGCTGA
- a CDS encoding GntR family transcriptional regulator, translated as MSSQVHAAIKERLLEGAYKPGQRLSAAELGTEFGVSKQPTMEALRLLSADGLVTIVPQVGCEVATYEPQEVEDFFALFASMEGTISGLAASRRTEAGLRQLDAISGRIGDLTAETDPAARSHGYRVLNRDFHAQIHALAHSAVVAEVSHRMWDLSDFLINTSGAVFPLHAALEDRHHDHEVIRQALRDQDTEAARQEMERHVLGTLTIMH; from the coding sequence TTGAGCTCCCAGGTTCACGCGGCGATCAAGGAGCGGCTGCTGGAGGGGGCGTACAAACCAGGTCAACGACTTTCCGCGGCCGAACTGGGCACCGAGTTCGGTGTGAGCAAGCAACCCACCATGGAAGCCCTCCGCCTGCTGTCCGCCGACGGACTCGTAACCATCGTGCCGCAGGTCGGCTGCGAGGTGGCGACCTACGAACCGCAAGAGGTCGAGGATTTCTTCGCGCTGTTCGCCAGTATGGAGGGCACCATTTCCGGTCTGGCCGCGAGCCGCCGCACGGAGGCCGGCCTAAGGCAACTGGACGCGATCTCCGGACGCATCGGTGACCTGACGGCCGAGACCGACCCGGCCGCGCGCTCGCACGGATACCGCGTCCTCAACCGTGATTTCCACGCCCAGATCCATGCTCTGGCGCACTCGGCTGTCGTCGCCGAGGTCAGCCATCGCATGTGGGACCTCAGCGACTTCCTCATCAACACTTCCGGTGCCGTCTTCCCTCTGCACGCCGCACTGGAGGATCGCCACCATGATCACGAAGTCATTCGGCAGGCGCTGCGGGACCAGGATACGGAGGCAGCTCGACAGGAAATGGAGCGCCATGTCCTCGGAACCTTGACGATCATGCACTGA